GGACCGAACTTCGGGTGCGGCTCTTCGCGGGAGCACGCGCCGTGGGCCCTAATGGAATACGGTTTCCGGGCCATCGTGGCGCCGTCGTTCGCCAACATCTTTGCCGCGAACGCCCACCAGAACGGCCTGCTGACGGTCGTGCTCCCCGAGGAGCGCATCCGAGAGATCCTCGAGCACGCGAGTACGCGCGAGGGCTATCAGCTGACCGTGGACCTCGAGCGCCAGGCTGTTACCGACGGGTTCGGGCGCGAGGACCGCTTTGAGATCGACAGCCACACCAAGCACTGTCTGCTCCACGGGCTCGACGCGATCGGGCTCACCCTCCGAGCGGAGGACGCCATCACCCGGTTCGAGGCAGCCCGCCCCCGCTGGATGCCGCGCGTGACGGCCTAAAACGCACACCCCGCGGGCCCGCGTCGTGGGGAGCGGCGCGGACACCGCGTCCACGACAGACGAGGAGATCGCACATGCCAACGGAGCGCACGTCCTGGCTCGCCGCGACGCTTGGCCGGACGGTGTACGATCTCGAGCAGCCGCGCATCGCGGGGATGCCGATCGCTCCATCCCACCGCCCCGGCTACGTGTACCAACTGCACCGACGCCATCGCGACGGCTACGATCCCGAGCGCGCGGGCCCCCGCAGCGGCGCGTCGGGGATGGTCGTCATGATGGAACACTCCGGAACCCACATCGATGCGTTGTCGCACCAGTCCGACGGCCTGCGACTGTACGGCGGGATCGAGGTCACGCCTGCCGTGGAAACGCAGAAGGGGTTCACGGCGCACGGCATCGAGACGATGCCTCCGATCGTGGCGCGGGGCGTGTTGCTCGACGTCTGCGCGGTCACGGGGCACGATCCGCTGCCGCCGCACTATCGCGTCACCGGCGCCGATCTGGAGGCGGCGGCGCGCCACGCGGGGGTCACCGTGGGCCCCGGGGACGTGCTCCTGGTGCGCACCGGCTACGCCAAGCTGTGGGGCGACGAGGCCCGATACCTCGCCGCGGCGGGCGTCGGCCGGGACGGGTCGGAGTGGGCGGCCGCCCACCAGGTGGCGTGTGCCGGTTGCGACAACATGACGTGGGACGAAACGGACGAGCGTGACCCGGAGACCGGCGGCACCCTGTTCGCGCACCTTCACCTGATCGCGCGGTGCGGCATTCCCATCATCGAGAACCTGAACCTGGAGGCGCTCAGCCGCGACCGGCGAGGGGAGTTTCTTTTCATCTGCGCGCCGCTGAAGCTGGTCGGCGCGACGGGGTCGCCGGTGCGCCCAATCGCGGTGGTGTGACTCCGGACCGGCTGGTCGCCGGCGCGCGTCGAGCGGCCGCGCGCAGGACGCGCGGTCACCGAGCGGAGTCAGGTGCCGCGCCTCAGCGCAGCCCCGATCACTGGTCGACTGATCCGAACGCGCCCCCGTGGCGGGGGCGTCGTGAAGGCGCGAAGGGAGGGACGGATGATCTACGAGCTGCGAGTGTATCGGTGCATGCCGGGTCGCAAGGCCGACGTGCTGGCGAGGTTCCGCGACCACACGATGGGGTTCTTCCGCAAGCACGGAATCCACGTGTCCGGGTTCTGGGAGACGGCCGTCGGCGACCAGGACGACCTCATCTACATCACGCGGTACGACTCGTGGGAGGACCGCGAGAAGAAGTGGGGCGCGTTCCAGGCGGATCCTGACTGGCAGCGCGTCCGGAACGAAACGCACGCACGTGGGTGGATCGTCGAGCACATCAAGACCGCTCTCTTGACGGCCACCGACTTCTCACCGGTCGTGTAGACGGCTGCCGCCCCGGTATGCCCCGCTCGGCTCGACGCTCGCGTCGGGGCGCCGCGCCGGATCCTGCGGACGGCGCTGAGCGGCGTCTCGTTGGAGGGGCCCCGCGGCCGGCACCGAATCGTCAGCCCCGCGCATGAACACCACAGACGACGCCGCGCACGTCGGCGCCATCCGTCGTGCCTACGGGATTGCGGTGCGGGATCTCCGGGCCTGCTACAACCCGGATGGGATCGTCGCGGGCCGGCTGCACTTCAACGCCTACTGGGCGCGGGACGGCTTCTGGGCGTCGTTTGGGGCGCTCGCCCTCGGAGACTACGATCAGGTCGCGTCGGAACTGGACACGTTTCTGCGGTTCCAGCACGCGAACGGTTGCGTGCCCGTGCGTCTCGAGTTCGTCGGGCAGACCGTTGGAGGATATCGGCGGCTGCTGACCCGCCCGAAGGTCGTGGGGCGCGCCGGCGGGATCTTCGCCGACCCGGTCGATCCGGCGGCGTTGTTCATTATCGCGGCGGCCGCGTACATCGCGCGCACCGGTGACGTCGAGTTCGCGCGACGATTCGAACCCGCGATGGACCGCGCGATCGGCTGGCTGATGCGC
The nucleotide sequence above comes from bacterium. Encoded proteins:
- the leuD gene encoding 3-isopropylmalate dehydratase small subunit, with protein sequence MKPFTQHTGVVVPLDRADVDTDLIIPARFLKRIERTGYGDMLFYTLRFHPDGTPRADSLFAKPEYRDGTVLVAGPNFGCGSSREHAPWALMEYGFRAIVAPSFANIFAANAHQNGLLTVVLPEERIREILEHASTREGYQLTVDLERQAVTDGFGREDRFEIDSHTKHCLLHGLDAIGLTLRAEDAITRFEAARPRWMPRVTA
- a CDS encoding cyclase family protein: MPTERTSWLAATLGRTVYDLEQPRIAGMPIAPSHRPGYVYQLHRRHRDGYDPERAGPRSGASGMVVMMEHSGTHIDALSHQSDGLRLYGGIEVTPAVETQKGFTAHGIETMPPIVARGVLLDVCAVTGHDPLPPHYRVTGADLEAAARHAGVTVGPGDVLLVRTGYAKLWGDEARYLAAAGVGRDGSEWAAAHQVACAGCDNMTWDETDERDPETGGTLFAHLHLIARCGIPIIENLNLEALSRDRRGEFLFICAPLKLVGATGSPVRPIAVV
- a CDS encoding NIPSNAP family protein — encoded protein: MIYELRVYRCMPGRKADVLARFRDHTMGFFRKHGIHVSGFWETAVGDQDDLIYITRYDSWEDREKKWGAFQADPDWQRVRNETHARGWIVEHIKTALLTATDFSPVV